A stretch of the Drosophila sulfurigaster albostrigata strain 15112-1811.04 chromosome 2L, ASM2355843v2, whole genome shotgun sequence genome encodes the following:
- the LOC133837573 gene encoding uncharacterized protein LOC133837573 isoform X2, whose protein sequence is MEYGNGNGQYQSMEGYGMSAPDGQCPEIGQDYDQSRCYGGGSQYDDSRGYQNSSASFGGPGYRSPLRYNKVMREMNSRNGL, encoded by the coding sequence ATGGAATACGGTAACGGAAACGGTCAATATCAGTCGATGGAAGGTTATGGCATGTCCGCTCCCGATGGACAATGCCCGGAGATAGGTCAGGATTACGATCAGTCTCGCTGCTATGGCGGTGGCTCGCAGTACGACGACTCTAGGGGCTATCAAAATAGTTCCGCATCCTTTGGTGGTCCTGGCTATCGCAGTCCACTGCGCTACAACAAAGTCATGCGCGAGATGAACTCTCGCAATGGTCTTTA
- the LOC133837573 gene encoding uncharacterized protein LOC133837573 isoform X1: protein MEYGNGNGQYQSMEGYGMSAPDGQCPEIGQDYDQSRCYGGGSQYDDSRGYQNSSASFGGPGYRSPLRYNKVMREMNSRNGLYAPSDRNGPGRGNGDYYNSLPGIGGYESQAYQPRNSGNNPYY, encoded by the exons ATGGAATACGGTAACGGAAACGGTCAATATCAGTCGATGGAAGGTTATGGCATGTCCGCTCCCGATGGACAATGCCCGGAGATAGGTCAGGATTACGATCAGTCTCGCTGCTATGGCGGTGGCTCGCAGTACGACGACTCTAGGGGCTATCAAAATAGTTCCGCATCCTTTGGTGGTCCTGGCTATCGCAGTCCACTGCGCTACAACAAAGTCATGCGCGAGATGAACTCTCGCAATGGTCTTTA CGCACCATCCGATCGCAATGGCCCTGGCAGAGGCAATGGCGATTATTACAACTCTCTGCCCGGAATTGGAGGATATGAAAGTCAAGCCTATCAGCCTCGTAATTCTGGCAATAATCCCTACTATTAg